A window of Argonema galeatum A003/A1 genomic DNA:
TGCCGTGTCCCTACAATGCGAAATTTCTATTCCTGAATTGTTCTTGAAGATTTCAGACAAAAAAAGGCGATCGCATTCTGAATAAATGGTCAATGCGATCGCCTTTTACAATTCCAGACAAAAATCTTGCCCCAGTTGTCATCACCCGGCTCTTAATCAATTCCCCGCCTAATAGCGAAAGTCGGATTTATCCGACTGAATTACATATTTTCTTTTATTCAGTCCACTTCAGTGGACTTTCGCTATTAGCCTGGGGTTTGAACCCCAGGCGGGCTTGAGGCGGAGGCGCAAGATTTGTGCAAGGAAAAAAGATGCGAACGCACCCACATCCCAAAAGCACGATGGTCTTAAACTTAAATTAACTCAAATCAATCGATTTTAGTTGCCCGTATTTGTCAAACTCAATTGTTACCATTCCGTAGGGGCAATCAGCTGTAATAGTTTTATTTTGCAATTCTTCATCAACTACTTTAGCAGCTAACTGAGAATCGTCAAATCGAATTTCCAGAAAATATCCTAAGTTTGGATTTGGCCTCGCATCTTCTGCACCTTTTTGTGCTAAAATTTCTTGGATTTCGGAAATATGAATTTTTGCCATCACCAGTACCTCTAGGTCAGTGGAATAAAGTCACCGCTAACAATGCGGTTTCTGACTAAATTTGTCCGAATTGGCCCTACTGAAATTATCCGCTTACCGTCTCCAGAAAGGGTAATTCTTAGAAGTCGGCCTTCTACTTCTTGGATTATATTAATATTGTTGCTGCGGGTGTCTAAGAAACGTTGTGCTGATGGGTTGTCTACTAAGCGCAGTAGTTCATCTGTACTAAGTTTGCCAGCAAGACTCCCTAACCGCTAATCGTTTAATTGCTGAAATACGCGAGAATGTATATCCAATCAGTCTAATCTCTCCTTTACACCACATCTTGAATAACTATTATTCTATGGGATCGCACTCTCTAATTTCACAAACGCGATCCCATTTTCTAATTCAACAAGCACGATCGCACTCCCATCCCCTTTCATCGCGATATGCCTACGGCACGCTTCGCGAACGCACTCTCCAATTCAACAAAAGCGATCGCCACATCATGTTATAATGTACTTAGAGTTTGTTGGGTTTGCATAATGACAACCAAAACAACAGAAATAGTGAAAACACAATTGCTGGAAATAATCTCTAACCTGTCCTTGTCAGAACAAGAGCAAGTTCTAAAATTTGCTACTTCGTTGCATAAAAACCAATTATTTCAAGATTGGGATAGGATTTCTGATGAAGAAGCTGAGGCTATTAAAAATGAGTTTTCCGAAGAAGATTTAGCTTTGGCAGAAGCAGTTTTAAAAGATTATTTACCCCAACTTCAAAAAGAGGATATACTTTGATGCGGGGAGATGTTTATTTAGCTGATTTGAATCCCAGTAGAGGTTCAGAACAAGCTGGCATACGACCAGTTATTCTGGTGCAAAGAAATACATTGGATCGCTTCACTACAACTGTAGTTGTTGTTCCTATTACCAGTAATCTGCGACGCGCTAAAATCCCAGGTACTATTGTCATACCTGCTGGGGAAGGTGGATTGACGCAAGAGTCAGTGGCGCTTTCTTACCAAATTGTGGTGATTGATAAGCAACGATTAATACGGCAGTTGGGAACTCTTTCTGCCAGCTATTTATTAAAGCTAAAGTCAGCACTAGAGTATACATTAGAGTTGGATGAAATTGAGGATGAAAATGCAGAATCATCTGGGTAGTTTGACTATTCCTCAAAATGGGTGTAGGGACACGGCCGAATTAAAATTTAACCTTTGGCCAAAATATCTATGATGCCGTGTCCCTACAATCCAAAATTTCTC
This region includes:
- a CDS encoding type II toxin-antitoxin system PemK/MazF family toxin, which produces MRGDVYLADLNPSRGSEQAGIRPVILVQRNTLDRFTTTVVVVPITSNLRRAKIPGTIVIPAGEGGLTQESVALSYQIVVIDKQRLIRQLGTLSASYLLKLKSALEYTLELDEIEDENAESSG